The region TTGTGTCTTTCGATGAGAGTGACTGCTCACTAACTGTTGGCGCCCCCAATCGATTTAAGTTAGACTGGATTAAGAAAACTTTTGCGGATCGCTTTCAAGAGCTTGCATCTGAGTATTTTTCTGGCCCAATTAATATTAATTTTGTTCTTGCTGTGGAGGGTAGTGCTCCCACCCCAAGCAATGTACCGGCGCCTGAAATTGACATGTCAGAGCCACAATCCCAGGACGAGTCTTCACCCATTATTTCGGTTGAAGAGCAATCATTTGAGATTGAAGACCACTCAAAACTGAACCCAAACCTCACTTTTGAGACATTTGTAACCGGAAAAGCAAACCAATTAGCTAGGGCAGCCTCTATTCAAGTGGCACATAACCCAGGAACATCCTACAACCCAATGTTTTTATATGGGGGGGTTGGGCTGGGCAAAACCCACCTTATTCACGCCATCGGCAACCACTTATTAAAAGAGAAGCCAAACGCCAGAATTCGCTATATACACGCCGAACAATACGTTTCGGACGTCGTTAGAGCCTACCAACAAAAAGCTTTTGATCGTTTTAAGCGCTACTACCACTCGCTCGACCTACTATTAATTGATGACATCCAATTTTTTAGCGGCAAGTCTAGAACCCAGGAAGAGTTTTTTTACGCCTTTGAGGCCCTATTAAGCAATAAGTCTCAAGTCATTATTACTAGTGATACCTACCCAAAGGAAATGGCTGGGATTGATGACCGCCTCATTTCACGGTTTGATTCCGGCCTCACAGTGGCCATAGAACCCCCTGAATTAGAGATGCGAGTGGCTATTTTGATGAAAAAAGCGGCTAGCGAGGGCATCCCCATGACAGAAGATGTCGCATTTTTTGTGGCTAAACATCTGCGCTCCAACGTTCGTGAGTTAGAGGGTGCGCTTCGTAAGATACTGGCCTTTGTACGCTTCCACGGGCGTGAGGTCACCATTGATGTAGCCCGAATAGCCTTAAAAGACCTTCTTTCCATCCAAAATAGGCAGATTTCAGTAGAAAACATCCAAAAAGCGGTTGCAGATTTTTATAGCATCAAGGTCGCTGACATGTATTCGAAGAAGCGGCCCGCCAACATTGCACGTCCTCGTCAAATTGCTATGTTTATGGCTAAAGAGTTAACTCAAAAGAGTCTGCCAGAGATTGGTGAATTGTTTGGCGGAAGAGACCACACAACTGTTTTACATGCTGTTCGTAAAATTGGTGAGGAACGTTCTCACGATAGCCAGTTAAATCATGAAATCCATGTAATAGAGCAAACCTTAAAAGCTTAAATTTTGCCTGTGGATAAGCCTGTGGGTAACCCTTGGGATAAGTTTGGGGATTAAGTGTGGATAAATTGTGGAAAGTTCTCGCTTCATGCAAAAATAGGGTGTTGAAAATAAGTTATCCCAAATTGATGCAGCGTTTATACAGAAGTTTTCCACAGGTTTTTTAGTGTGCAACACATTGTTTTATAGAAGGTTTTTGACTTATCCACGGAAAAGCGAACCCTTATTACTATTACTACTTAGATATATACAAGGATTTAAAAGCAATGCAACTTGTTAACACCTCGCGCGATAGCTTATTAAAACCACTACAGGTGGTGAGTGGCATTGTTGAGCGTAGACACACACTTCCT is a window of Polynucleobacter asymbioticus QLW-P1DMWA-1 DNA encoding:
- the dnaA gene encoding chromosomal replication initiator protein DnaA, which codes for MSNLQNPPALNSISPLGFWDGAISALSRELSPQQFKTWIQPLTLVSFDESDCSLTVGAPNRFKLDWIKKTFADRFQELASEYFSGPININFVLAVEGSAPTPSNVPAPEIDMSEPQSQDESSPIISVEEQSFEIEDHSKLNPNLTFETFVTGKANQLARAASIQVAHNPGTSYNPMFLYGGVGLGKTHLIHAIGNHLLKEKPNARIRYIHAEQYVSDVVRAYQQKAFDRFKRYYHSLDLLLIDDIQFFSGKSRTQEEFFYAFEALLSNKSQVIITSDTYPKEMAGIDDRLISRFDSGLTVAIEPPELEMRVAILMKKAASEGIPMTEDVAFFVAKHLRSNVRELEGALRKILAFVRFHGREVTIDVARIALKDLLSIQNRQISVENIQKAVADFYSIKVADMYSKKRPANIARPRQIAMFMAKELTQKSLPEIGELFGGRDHTTVLHAVRKIGEERSHDSQLNHEIHVIEQTLKA